The DNA region TTTCGCGCTCTCGTCGAGAATCCGTATCTCCGACTCGATCCGCAGGGCCCCTCGCGAATACCGGAACACGTCTTCCTTATACTTGCCGAAGGTGGTCTGGATGTCGGCGATCATCTCGGGCGTCAGTTCGAACTTGGTGTGGCGCGGCTCGTTGTCCTTGGTGGTCCACTCGTGGTCGAGCCGTTTGAAGATGAAAAGCCGCACGTTCCATATGGCCGCTTGCCGCGGATCGCGGTTCGGGGGGACGAGAGCGTGCAACACGTTCACCCGCGCATGCGCCTCCGCCCTGCGGCCGACGGAGGTGGCAGGGTCCTCGATCACCGAGTACTCCTTCTCCAGCATCTCTGTCCAGCGGCCGTTCGAGTTCGCATACCCGCGTGCCAGAACTATGTCTCGCAAGTCGTATGGGTCGAAAGTCAGGACTTCCGCCTTTTGCAGGTTCGTCAGGCATGCTGCGCGCTGCCCGAGCGCCAGGCGGGCCAGACCCGCATCCACTAGCGCCCGCGGGGCATAGATCGAGTGAGGCCACTCGTTCGCGACCTTCTCGAACAGCGATGCCGCCTTCGCATGGTCCCCTCGCTCGAGGTACCTGTGGGCCAGTCGAACTGCCGCTAGGTCCGCCCCCGGCATCGGATTGCGCGAAGCGACGAACTCCTCCAGGTAACGAACCTCCGGTTCATCTCCGGGCATGTGGTGGCGTACCACACGCATCAGCTCGCGGATCGCTTCGTCCCGCCGCGGGGACTCGGGGAACCGTGTGAGATGCTCTCGAAGGCCCTGCTGAAGCTCGCCCCAGCGCACCGCCGCCTTGAGCTTGTTCAACTCGTCCCAGTGGGCGTTAGCGGGGACAGGGTCGGGCGCCGGGGTCGTGTCCAGACCTGATGCGCGGCGAAGCTCGGGAACCAGGCTGCTCCCAGGCCACTTCTCGGCGAAGTCACGCACGACAGCTCGTGCATCCGCCTGACGGCCAGCTTCCAACAGCGCGGTTACTAACTGCGAAGTGGCAGGACCGAGCCACTCCGGGCTGCGGTAAGCCCCGAGGAACCGCTGGAGCCGGTGGGCACGTATCACCGGGGGCTTTTCTCGAATCTCCTGCTGAAGCAGCATCCATTGTGCCGAGCCGGCAAGGCTGGAGTCGGGGTACTCGCGCAGCACCCGTTCCAACACGGGCGTTGCCTGTGCCGCCCGGCGCCCGCCGTAGTCACGGGTGGCTTGTGCCCAATCCATCATGCGACTCTCGCCTGCCGGAAGGTCCACCCCGATGGAACTCATCCACCGGGTGTACTCCTCGTAGCCCTGTCTCCATGCGGACTGGGGTGGAGCAGTACTGGCGACAACGAGGGCGAGAATGCTGGATGCTATGCTCGACATGCTGGGATTGTACCGAAACCCGCAGGATGGGACCGATCGATGTGGAAACTAAGCGGATGCTGTTGTTTGCCGTGGTGGGCAAGCCGATCGGCCACAGCTTGTCGCCACAGATGCACCGAGCCGCCTTCCACGCTCTCGGCATCGAGGCGGAGTACCTGCGCGTGGAGTGTGACCCCCACGAAGTCGGCGGGCTGGCTGCGGCGGTAAGGACCGGCGCACTTGCCGGCGTGAACATCACCATCCCTCACAAGCGCGCCGCCTTCGAGTTGGCTGACGAAGCCTCAGCCGAGGCGAAGCTTCTCGGCGTAGCCAATACCTGGGTCCGCCGAGACAGCAAGGTCGTCGCATACAACACGGACGGTGCAGGCTTCCTCATGGGCCTGCGGGATATCGAACTCGACGCAGAAGGCAGTACCGTGATTTTGGGCGCAGGTGGCGCAGCCCGGGCCATCTGCCTGGCGCTAAGCAGACAAAGGCGGCGCGTAGTCGTTCTCTCCCGCCACCCCGACGAGGCGCGAGACGACTTCCGTCTGCTTGGCGGCGAGGTCACGCAGTGGGACGGTGAGAGGGCTGCGACGGCAGCCCGGACGGCTGCTCTGGTGGTGAACGCGACACCCGTCGGGATGGAGCCGGACTTCGAGGCCATCCCCGCCTTCCCTCTCGGGAACCTTCGGCCGGATGCCGTAGTTTATGATATCATCTATCGGCCCCGTCGCACCGCCTGGCTTCGGGCTGCCGAGGCGAGGGGACTGCGGACGGTGGACGGGGTACGAATGCTTGCAGGGCAGGGAGCGGCATCCCTCGAACTTTGGCTCGGCAGACCGGCTCCACTCAAAGCCATGCTCGCAGCGCTCGAATCTTCACTCGAAAAAGCCCCGGGAGTCACGCTGGAGTGAACGAAGCAGGTACTTTGACCCGACATACTAGACGGCAGGCCTGCGTATCAACAGGACAGGGGGAGCCACAGATTCCCGGACCGCTATTACGGAATCATCGTAGTACATATGCTAACGCGGGCGGATCGAAGTCCGCCGTGAGTTCTGCTGTGGCGATTCCCTGTTCGGCAGAAGGGAAGCCCGGTTTGGTGTATACTCTGCACCATCCGCTGATGGGTCGGGCTCCCGTGTCGGCTCGGCACCCCCGCGTGTTTAGGAGTAGTCCGTAGATGGGCATGGTTCGCAGGCCGCTCGGCGAGTACCTTGTCGAGAAGGGGTACTTGACGGAAGAGCAGTTGGCCGAAGCCAAAAAGGTTCAAGCCAACACGAAGGGCGGCGACCTAGGAAAAATACTATTGGACCTCGGATACGTAGGTGAGCGGGAGGTTTATGAGGCGCGCGCTCAGGAGCAGGGCCATCGGTTCGTGGACCTCGACCGCGTGGAAATCGAGTCCAGCGCGCTCAACGTAGTCAAGGAACAGATTGTCCGACAACACAGCGCAATCCCGATCCGCAAAGAGGGGTCCAACCTCTGGGTCGCGATGTCCAACGCCAACGACCTGAAGGCGACGGATGATATCCGCCTCGCCTCGGGTTGCCGCGTGATCCCCGTGCTTGCCGTACCGGGGGCCATCGAGGATGCCATCCGACGCCATTATCCGGGTGACAAGAACGGTGCCGGGGGAGGTGGCGAGACGCCGAACAAAGGCGCGGTGATGGGAGACATCCGTGCCGCAATCGCGGCCGCCGGCGCCAAGAGCGACGTCGACGCTGCCGACGACGACAAGGCGGCGGTCGAGCTCGCAGAGCAAGCCCCCATCATCAAGCTCGCCAACGCGATGATCCAGCAGGCTATCGACGAGCGCGCCTCCGACATCCACGTAGAGCCCCAGCACCGGAACGTGCGCATTCGGTACCGAATCGACGGCGTGTTGCACGAGACGATGACGCTGCCAAAGGCGATTCAGGCCCCGCTGCTCTCCCGATATAAGATCATGTCGGAGATGAATATCGCCGAGCGCCGCATTCCGCAAGACGGTCGAATCGAAGTCCGACACGCGGGCAAAGAGTACGACCTTCGCGTTTCGTCCATCCCGACGCCGTATGGCGAGAAGATCGTCATGCGTATTCTGGACAAGACCAGCGTGCTGCTCGGTCTGGAGAAGCTCGGCTTCACGCCGGAGACACAGGCCGCACTGGAGGAGCTCGTCGCACAGCCGAACGGAATGGTCCTTTCCACCGGGCCGACGGGTTCGGGCAAGACGACAACGCAGTATTCGGTCCTGAACAAGCTGAACTCGATCGAAAAGAATATCATCACCATCGAAGACCCGATCGAGTACCACCTCGCCGGCATTGCGCAAGTGGGTGTGAACCGCAAAGCCGGCCTGACCTTCGCTAACGCCCTCCGGTCGTTCTTGCGCCAGGACCCCGACATCATCATGGTCGGTGAGATGCGCGACCTGGAGACTGCAGAGATCGCCATCGAGGCGTCTTTGACTGGTCACTTGGTCCTCTCGACTCTGCACACGAACGACGCACCATCTGCCGTTATTCGAATGGTGGACATGGGCGTCGAACCCTACCTGATCTCGGCCACCGTGATCGGCATTCTCGCCCAGCGCCTCGGGCGCCGCGTATGCGAGCGATGCAAAGAGCCGTATGAGGTTAGAGGCGCGGAGCTGAGGCGCTTCGGCTTCAAGCCCGAGAACCCCGACGAAATGGTGACGCTGTACCGAGGTAAGGGCTGCGACTACTGCCGGTTCACGGGCTGGCGAGGTCGTATTGGTCTGTACGAACTCATGGTGATGAACGCCGAGATCGCGGAACTCGTCGTTCGGCGTGCTCCGCTCGCGGACGTGAAAGAGGCTGCGAAGGCCAACGGCATGAAAGAGCTTCGCGAAGACGGTTTGACCAAGGTGCTGGCCGGTATCACCACGCCCGAAGAGGTCATGAGGGTCGTCTTCACCGCGGGCTACTAGGATTCGATTCGGCCCGTTCGGGTCGTCATACGTTTGGGAGGGAGATTCATAAATGGTAGCCAACGAAGAGCCCAAGTCGCCGCCTGATCCTCGACCGGCTCCCGGTCCTGGACCATCCGACGTTCGCATACAGGCGCAGGTAGCACCTAAGGGGGCCACCTTCGGTGCAGTTGCTGCGCGACCCCAGCGGACGGAGGCAGCGACTGGAGTAACAGGTCCGCGCCCGATCGAAGACGTTCACATCGACGAGCTGCTTCGCATCGTGCACGAGAAGAACGCCTCGGACATCCACTTGTGCAAGGATAGCGAGCCCGTCATCCGTGTAGACGGAGCCCTCATTCGGCTGAACTACGTCAAGCTGTCGGCGTTCGACACCCAGCGACTGATGTACGACGTGCTGACGGACGAGCAGATTCAGCGCTTCGAGAGCACGCTCGAGCTCGACTTCTCCTACGAACTGTACAAGACCGCACGCTTCCGCGTGAACATGTATCGCGACCGTGGGGCAATTGCTGCCGCCTTCCGTCTGATCCCTACCCGAATCCCGACGGTCGCCGAACTGAACCTACCGCCCATCCTCAATGATCTGACAGGGCGGCCTAGAGGTTTGATCCTGGTGACCGGACCGACCGGGTCCGGCAAATCAACGACCCTCGCGGCGATGATCAATAACATCAACAATACGCGAGCCCTGCACATCATCACCATCGAAGACCCGATCGAGTATCTGCATACGCACAAGTTGTGCATCATCAATCAGCGCGAGCTGGGTCAGGACACGAAGGCATTCGCCAACGCGCTGCGAGCATCTCTGCGCGAGGACCCGGACGTGATCCTGGTCGGCGAGATGCGTGACCCGGAGACCATTCACCTGGCAATCACAGCCGCAGAAACCGGGCACCTCGTGTTCGCCACCCTGCACACCAACAACGCCGCCGAGTCGATTGACCGTATCGTGGACGTGTTCCCGACCGGACAGCAGGAGCAGATACGCGTCCAGCTAGCGAATAACATCGTGGCCATCATCTCGCAGCAGCTTCTGCCCAGGGCCGGCCAGCCCGGACGCATCCCAGCATGCGAGATAATGATCGCAACTCCTGCAGTTCGCAACCTGATCCGTGAGAATAAAACGCATCAGATCCCGTCTATGGTACAGACGGGCGGTCAACACGGCATGATGTCCATGGACCAGCACCTGCGAACTCTGTACAACCAGGGCCTGATCACCTTCGAAGATGCTATGGCGCGCGCTATGAACGTAGACGAGCTGAAGAAGATGATCACGCCGGGCCAGGGACCGGGCGAGGGTCGCCCACCGATGCCGCCGCGAAAGTAAGGTCAGGAGGCAG from Fimbriimonadia bacterium includes:
- a CDS encoding tetratricopeptide repeat protein translates to MSSIASSILALVVASTAPPQSAWRQGYEEYTRWMSSIGVDLPAGESRMMDWAQATRDYGGRRAAQATPVLERVLREYPDSSLAGSAQWMLLQQEIREKPPVIRAHRLQRFLGAYRSPEWLGPATSQLVTALLEAGRQADARAVVRDFAEKWPGSSLVPELRRASGLDTTPAPDPVPANAHWDELNKLKAAVRWGELQQGLREHLTRFPESPRRDEAIRELMRVVRHHMPGDEPEVRYLEEFVASRNPMPGADLAAVRLAHRYLERGDHAKAASLFEKVANEWPHSIYAPRALVDAGLARLALGQRAACLTNLQKAEVLTFDPYDLRDIVLARGYANSNGRWTEMLEKEYSVIEDPATSVGRRAEAHARVNVLHALVPPNRDPRQAAIWNVRLFIFKRLDHEWTTKDNEPRHTKFELTPEMIADIQTTFGKYKEDVFRYSRGALRIESEIRILDESAKVTKVDWNRDNPHLFWNAHGHPLEKMPNRTAGPFQSDFWVIPAEGLPAWAPAGAGGPAKETGKGDVTYMYGPGWKDWFRYVYVHEWLHNVDGAFWLNGWQPQWNLSHDHCGRDWNSRWPDSGDPEWCIGFIKGWGEHEEDWCAFYRWTMSNIITPRMWSQAKLEGIRGEQGATLSTAVPLRHGSR
- the aroE gene encoding shikimate dehydrogenase, whose product is MGPIDVETKRMLLFAVVGKPIGHSLSPQMHRAAFHALGIEAEYLRVECDPHEVGGLAAAVRTGALAGVNITIPHKRAAFELADEASAEAKLLGVANTWVRRDSKVVAYNTDGAGFLMGLRDIELDAEGSTVILGAGGAARAICLALSRQRRRVVVLSRHPDEARDDFRLLGGEVTQWDGERAATAARTAALVVNATPVGMEPDFEAIPAFPLGNLRPDAVVYDIIYRPRRTAWLRAAEARGLRTVDGVRMLAGQGAASLELWLGRPAPLKAMLAALESSLEKAPGVTLE
- the tadA gene encoding Flp pilus assembly complex ATPase component TadA, whose translation is MGMVRRPLGEYLVEKGYLTEEQLAEAKKVQANTKGGDLGKILLDLGYVGEREVYEARAQEQGHRFVDLDRVEIESSALNVVKEQIVRQHSAIPIRKEGSNLWVAMSNANDLKATDDIRLASGCRVIPVLAVPGAIEDAIRRHYPGDKNGAGGGGETPNKGAVMGDIRAAIAAAGAKSDVDAADDDKAAVELAEQAPIIKLANAMIQQAIDERASDIHVEPQHRNVRIRYRIDGVLHETMTLPKAIQAPLLSRYKIMSEMNIAERRIPQDGRIEVRHAGKEYDLRVSSIPTPYGEKIVMRILDKTSVLLGLEKLGFTPETQAALEELVAQPNGMVLSTGPTGSGKTTTQYSVLNKLNSIEKNIITIEDPIEYHLAGIAQVGVNRKAGLTFANALRSFLRQDPDIIMVGEMRDLETAEIAIEASLTGHLVLSTLHTNDAPSAVIRMVDMGVEPYLISATVIGILAQRLGRRVCERCKEPYEVRGAELRRFGFKPENPDEMVTLYRGKGCDYCRFTGWRGRIGLYELMVMNAEIAELVVRRAPLADVKEAAKANGMKELREDGLTKVLAGITTPEEVMRVVFTAGY
- a CDS encoding type IV pilus twitching motility protein PilT, with amino-acid sequence MVANEEPKSPPDPRPAPGPGPSDVRIQAQVAPKGATFGAVAARPQRTEAATGVTGPRPIEDVHIDELLRIVHEKNASDIHLCKDSEPVIRVDGALIRLNYVKLSAFDTQRLMYDVLTDEQIQRFESTLELDFSYELYKTARFRVNMYRDRGAIAAAFRLIPTRIPTVAELNLPPILNDLTGRPRGLILVTGPTGSGKSTTLAAMINNINNTRALHIITIEDPIEYLHTHKLCIINQRELGQDTKAFANALRASLREDPDVILVGEMRDPETIHLAITAAETGHLVFATLHTNNAAESIDRIVDVFPTGQQEQIRVQLANNIVAIISQQLLPRAGQPGRIPACEIMIATPAVRNLIRENKTHQIPSMVQTGGQHGMMSMDQHLRTLYNQGLITFEDAMARAMNVDELKKMITPGQGPGEGRPPMPPRK